One window of the Capnocytophaga haemolytica genome contains the following:
- the lysS gene encoding lysine--tRNA ligase, whose protein sequence is MLSEQEVIRREKLARLREMGINPYPANLFPVNFTAAQVETEYEEGKAVIVAGRLMSMRIQGKSSFASLQDSTGRVQLYFKQEEICPTEDKTLYNEVFKKLLDLGDFIGVEGTLFITKMGEKTILVKKFTLLGKVLRPLPTAKTDAEGKVYDAFTDPEQRYRMRYVDLVVNPQVKEVFVKRTKLFNAMRQFFNDAGYLEVETPILQAIPGGAAARPFITHHNALDIPLYMRIANELYLKRLIVGGFDGVYEFSKNFRNEGMDRTHNPEFTAMEIYVAYKDYNWMMDFTERLLEHCALAVNGTTKATFGKHEVDFKAPYARVTMTDAIKQFTGYDITGKSEEELRTFALSIGLEVDETMGKGKLIDEIFGEKCEGNFIQPTFITDYPKEMSPLTKEHRNDPNLTERFELMVCGKEIANAYSELNDPIEQRERFEEQLRLSEKGDDEAMFIDQDFLRALEYGMPPTSGLGIGMDRLIMFLTNNESIQEVLFFPQMRPEKKEIELSEDEKAVFELLKKENPVALEALKAAAGLSNKKWDKAIKGLTAKKVAKVEKEGETLKVVLQ, encoded by the coding sequence ATGTTATCAGAACAAGAAGTAATACGAAGGGAGAAGTTAGCGCGCTTGCGCGAGATGGGTATTAACCCTTATCCAGCGAATTTGTTCCCTGTGAATTTTACAGCGGCTCAGGTAGAGACTGAGTATGAGGAAGGCAAGGCGGTGATAGTCGCAGGAAGATTGATGTCGATGCGCATACAAGGCAAGTCGTCTTTTGCCTCATTGCAGGACAGCACGGGGCGCGTGCAACTCTATTTTAAGCAAGAAGAAATATGCCCGACAGAGGATAAAACCCTTTATAACGAGGTATTTAAAAAGCTCTTAGACTTAGGCGACTTTATTGGGGTGGAGGGAACGCTCTTCATCACCAAGATGGGTGAGAAGACTATATTAGTAAAGAAATTCACCCTATTGGGCAAGGTGTTACGCCCGCTGCCTACGGCTAAGACAGACGCTGAGGGCAAGGTCTACGATGCCTTTACCGACCCAGAGCAGCGTTACCGTATGCGCTATGTCGATTTGGTGGTGAATCCACAGGTGAAAGAGGTGTTTGTAAAGCGCACTAAGCTCTTCAACGCTATGCGTCAGTTCTTTAATGATGCAGGCTATTTAGAGGTAGAAACGCCTATCCTGCAAGCGATACCTGGGGGAGCAGCCGCACGTCCGTTTATCACGCACCATAACGCGCTGGATATTCCGCTCTATATGCGTATCGCCAATGAGCTATACCTGAAAAGACTTATTGTAGGCGGCTTTGACGGGGTGTATGAGTTCTCTAAGAATTTCCGCAATGAGGGTATGGATAGAACTCACAACCCAGAGTTTACCGCAATGGAAATCTACGTGGCGTATAAGGACTACAATTGGATGATGGACTTCACTGAGCGACTTTTGGAGCATTGTGCGCTGGCGGTAAATGGTACTACTAAGGCAACTTTTGGCAAGCACGAGGTAGACTTTAAAGCCCCTTATGCGCGTGTAACGATGACCGATGCTATTAAGCAGTTTACGGGTTACGATATCACAGGGAAGAGTGAGGAAGAACTGCGCACTTTTGCCCTATCCATAGGTTTAGAAGTAGATGAGACGATGGGAAAAGGCAAGCTCATTGATGAGATATTTGGCGAGAAGTGCGAAGGCAACTTCATTCAGCCAACTTTCATCACCGATTACCCCAAAGAGATGTCGCCGCTGACCAAAGAGCACCGCAACGACCCTAACCTCACAGAGCGTTTTGAGCTGATGGTCTGCGGGAAGGAGATAGCTAATGCTTACTCAGAGCTCAACGACCCTATCGAACAGCGTGAACGCTTTGAAGAGCAATTGCGGCTCTCTGAAAAAGGCGATGATGAGGCGATGTTCATCGATCAAGACTTCCTCAGAGCTTTGGAATACGGTATGCCACCTACATCAGGCTTAGGTATCGGTATGGATAGGCTCATAATGTTCCTTACCAATAACGAGAGTATCCAAGAGGTGCTATTCTTCCCGCAAATGCGCCCTGAGAAGAAAGAAATAGAGCTTTCTGAGGACGAAAAGGCAGTATTTGAGCTCTTGAAGAAAGAAAATCCTGTGGCGTTAGAGGCTTTGAAGGCTGCCGCTGGGCTATCCAACAAGAAATGGGATAAGGCTATCAAAGGATTGACCGCTAAGAAAGTAGCCAAAGTAGAGAAAGAAGGCGAAACATTGAAAGTCGTTTTACAATAG
- the serS gene encoding serine--tRNA ligase, which translates to MLQLNTIREEKERVLSGLKKRNFKEINLIDRILELDENRRGTQTLLDEALAKSNSLSKEIGNLFKTGEIAKANALKDQTGELKEQSKELSDKLATITNELTELLYRVPNIPNEIVPFGTSEEDNEVVFKAGTVPDLGKEALPHWELAKKYDIIDFELGVKITGAGFPVYKGKGAKLQRALIWYFLDKNTEAGYREFQVPHLVNEASGYGTGQLPDKEGQMYHVNLDDLYLIPTAEVPVTNIFRDVLLQESELPICCTGYTPCFRREAGSYGAHVRGLNRLHQFDKVEIVRIEHPNNSYKALDMMVEHVKGILNELKLPYRILRLCGGDLGFTSAITYDFEVYSTAQEKWLEISSVSNFETFQANRLKLRYKDAEGKNRLVHTLNGSSLALPRVLAGILENYQTPEGIVVPEVLRKYTGFDLIN; encoded by the coding sequence ATGTTACAGTTAAATACTATCAGAGAAGAAAAAGAACGTGTCCTCTCAGGACTTAAAAAGCGTAATTTTAAGGAAATAAACCTTATTGACCGCATCTTAGAATTAGATGAAAACCGTCGTGGCACTCAAACTCTTTTGGATGAGGCACTCGCCAAGTCAAACAGCCTATCAAAAGAAATAGGCAACCTCTTCAAAACAGGTGAAATAGCTAAAGCCAACGCCTTAAAAGACCAAACAGGTGAGCTCAAAGAGCAAAGTAAAGAACTCTCAGACAAGTTGGCAACCATCACCAATGAACTCACAGAGTTGCTCTATCGTGTGCCTAATATCCCCAACGAGATAGTGCCCTTTGGTACCTCTGAGGAGGATAATGAAGTGGTATTCAAGGCTGGCACAGTACCCGATCTTGGTAAAGAGGCACTACCACACTGGGAGCTGGCGAAGAAGTATGACATCATTGACTTTGAGCTCGGAGTGAAGATCACAGGAGCAGGCTTCCCTGTATATAAAGGGAAAGGGGCTAAGCTACAGCGCGCTCTGATCTGGTATTTCTTAGATAAAAATACCGAAGCAGGCTATCGTGAGTTCCAGGTGCCTCACTTAGTAAATGAAGCCTCTGGCTACGGCACAGGGCAGCTGCCCGATAAAGAAGGACAGATGTACCACGTAAACCTCGATGATCTCTACCTTATCCCTACCGCTGAGGTACCCGTCACTAACATCTTCCGCGATGTGCTCTTGCAAGAAAGCGAGTTGCCTATTTGCTGCACAGGCTACACCCCTTGTTTTCGTCGCGAAGCAGGTAGCTATGGAGCCCACGTGCGGGGGTTGAACCGTCTGCACCAGTTCGACAAGGTGGAAATCGTGCGTATTGAGCACCCCAATAACTCCTACAAAGCACTCGATATGATGGTAGAGCACGTAAAAGGTATTCTGAATGAGCTAAAACTCCCTTACCGCATCCTCCGCCTCTGTGGGGGTGACTTAGGTTTTACCTCAGCCATCACTTACGACTTTGAGGTATATTCCACCGCACAAGAAAAATGGCTCGAAATTAGCTCTGTATCCAACTTTGAGACCTTTCAAGCCAACCGCCTCAAATTGCGCTATAAAGACGCTGAGGGTAAAAACCGCTTAGTGCATACTCTCAATGGTAGCTCACTGGCATTGCCACGTGTGCTAGCAGGCATCTTAGAGAACTACCAAACCCCTGAGGGCATTGTAGTACCCGAGGTATTGAGAAAATATACAGGCTTTGATTTGATAAACTAA
- the rsgA gene encoding ribosome small subunit-dependent GTPase A: protein MHGTVYKSTGSWYTVKDEASSHFFQCRIKGKLRLKGIKNTNPIAVGDKVLFEIEKAHNGLITTIEPRKNYIIRKSVNLSKQTHIIASNIDLAFLLITLNNPPTLTTFIDRFLVTAEAYGIEVVLLFNKIDTYNPDELAEVKYLASTYRNIGYHCIGISALEGKNIEEVKQLMHGKTSVVSGHSGVGKSTLINVIAPEFHLKTAEISTQHLQGQHTTTFAEMYDLSFGARIIDTPGIKGFGMVEIEKEELSDYFPEFFALKPHCKFNNCLHLEEPNCAVKQALEDDKIAWSRYKSYIQILSGDDSTYRKADES from the coding sequence ATGCACGGAACCGTATACAAATCGACAGGCAGCTGGTACACCGTTAAAGATGAGGCAAGTAGTCATTTCTTTCAATGCCGCATCAAAGGAAAACTACGCCTAAAAGGCATCAAAAACACCAACCCCATAGCCGTCGGTGATAAGGTGCTCTTTGAGATAGAAAAGGCACACAATGGGCTCATTACAACCATTGAGCCTCGTAAAAACTACATTATCCGAAAATCAGTCAACCTCTCAAAGCAAACCCATATCATCGCCTCGAATATCGACTTAGCCTTCCTCCTAATCACACTGAACAACCCTCCAACCCTTACCACATTCATCGACCGCTTCTTAGTAACCGCTGAGGCTTACGGCATTGAGGTAGTGCTCTTATTCAACAAAATAGACACCTACAACCCTGATGAACTCGCCGAGGTAAAATACCTTGCATCCACATACCGAAACATTGGCTATCACTGCATTGGCATTTCAGCCTTAGAAGGGAAAAACATTGAAGAAGTAAAGCAACTAATGCACGGCAAAACCAGTGTAGTATCGGGGCATTCAGGCGTGGGAAAATCAACACTTATCAATGTAATAGCCCCCGAGTTCCATCTAAAAACCGCTGAGATATCCACCCAACACCTCCAAGGGCAGCACACCACTACCTTTGCCGAGATGTACGACCTGAGCTTCGGAGCGCGCATCATCGATACACCAGGCATCAAAGGCTTCGGTATGGTCGAAATTGAGAAAGAAGAACTCAGCGATTACTTCCCCGAGTTTTTCGCCCTCAAGCCCCATTGTAAATTCAACAACTGCCTTCATTTAGAAGAACCGAACTGCGCCGTAAAGCAAGCCCTAGAAGATGACAAGATCGCGTGGTCGCGCTACAAAAGCTACATCCAGATCCTCTCAGGCGACGATAGCACCTACCGCAAAGCCGACGAATCCTAA
- a CDS encoding putative porin: MTIKRYIYFFLIALLPSIIFAQEEEKKEGSGLSFKSLRPKKKKDSITFTANDYKIISYLRDTTAVDTSLTIDKYYKNNEWYKDMFGKMPFSNMAQPYNTMAYDFTHRDYLPSMGATAKAQLYMTPEEVKYYLLPTPLTEFSYKTGMEQGQSLNTLFAVNLTPNLNIFIAYRGLRSLGKYQRILVSNGNFRAGLSYVSKNKKYTAFAHFASHDITSQENGGISTPEQFESGEQQFKNRAIIDVNLLDAENTRESKRYFLQHDYAFLRNRDSLASYKQIRFKHLFMYETEYYSFDETAQNSYFGEAYVPANLHDKMRLQKMINKAGTELELPYLGRTFIYGSAYNYNYYFNNAYLVSGVLQRRQIKDTDLSLGAEWHKKIGGLSIKAEGEQTFVGKMTGTKLSGSLSYAFDERNSLTAGIDLHSAMPNFNYLLYQSDYKNYNWDNYTSFNKENTQTLYGALKTQWGEAAVSVSNLNNYTYLRMQSSGQAIPEQYSSNIQYLQLKLRKEFRLGKFALDNTLLYQNVVQDSNVLNVPVFITRNSLYFSSFLFKKAMYLQTGLGFNYFTEYYANSYNPLLAEFQVQTAEKTGGFPMLDFFFNAKVRTMRIFFSLEQLSPLMYNGLNLGNPYNYYSAPRQPYRDFIIRLGVVWDIFS; encoded by the coding sequence ATGACGATTAAACGGTATATTTATTTCTTCTTAATAGCACTCCTGCCGAGCATTATCTTTGCACAAGAGGAGGAGAAAAAAGAAGGCTCAGGGTTGAGCTTCAAATCACTGCGCCCTAAAAAGAAGAAAGATAGTATCACATTTACCGCTAACGATTATAAAATCATCTCTTATCTACGCGATACCACTGCCGTGGACACCTCGCTGACCATTGATAAGTACTATAAAAACAACGAGTGGTACAAGGATATGTTCGGCAAGATGCCCTTCTCAAATATGGCACAGCCGTATAACACAATGGCTTATGATTTCACTCATCGCGATTACCTGCCTTCGATGGGCGCAACGGCTAAGGCACAGCTTTATATGACCCCTGAGGAAGTGAAGTACTACCTCCTTCCCACGCCGCTGACGGAGTTTTCTTACAAAACAGGGATGGAACAAGGGCAGTCGCTCAACACCTTGTTTGCGGTGAATCTCACCCCCAATTTGAATATATTCATAGCCTATCGCGGACTGCGTTCATTGGGGAAATACCAGCGTATATTAGTGAGTAATGGCAACTTTAGGGCGGGCTTATCTTACGTTTCTAAAAATAAGAAATACACCGCTTTTGCACACTTTGCAAGTCACGATATCACCAGCCAAGAAAACGGTGGGATCTCAACTCCTGAGCAGTTTGAAAGTGGCGAACAGCAGTTTAAGAATCGTGCTATCATCGACGTAAATCTCTTAGATGCTGAGAACACACGTGAGAGTAAGCGCTACTTCTTGCAGCACGACTACGCCTTCTTGCGCAATCGCGATTCGCTCGCTTCCTATAAGCAGATACGCTTCAAGCACTTATTTATGTATGAAACCGAATATTACAGTTTCGACGAAACAGCTCAAAACAGCTACTTTGGCGAGGCGTATGTGCCTGCAAACCTTCACGATAAGATGCGCCTTCAGAAGATGATCAACAAAGCGGGGACTGAGCTTGAGTTGCCCTACCTCGGCAGAACCTTCATCTACGGTAGTGCTTACAACTATAACTACTATTTTAACAATGCCTACTTAGTATCAGGAGTCTTACAGCGGCGGCAGATAAAGGATACTGACCTGAGTTTAGGGGCTGAATGGCACAAAAAGATAGGCGGGTTGAGCATTAAGGCAGAAGGTGAGCAGACTTTTGTAGGAAAAATGACAGGTACCAAACTCAGCGGTAGCCTTTCGTATGCCTTCGACGAGCGCAATAGCCTCACTGCGGGGATAGACCTACACTCGGCAATGCCCAACTTTAACTATCTGCTCTACCAAAGCGATTACAAGAACTACAATTGGGATAACTACACCAGCTTCAATAAAGAAAACACTCAAACCCTCTATGGGGCACTCAAAACCCAGTGGGGTGAGGCAGCAGTGAGCGTGAGCAATCTGAACAATTACACCTACCTGAGGATGCAATCCTCAGGGCAAGCTATCCCTGAGCAATACAGCAGCAATATCCAATACTTACAGCTGAAACTGCGAAAAGAATTCCGCCTCGGAAAGTTTGCCTTAGATAACACTTTGCTCTACCAGAACGTAGTGCAGGACAGCAATGTGCTCAACGTGCCCGTCTTCATCACGCGTAATAGCCTCTACTTTTCGAGCTTTTTATTCAAAAAAGCGATGTACCTACAAACAGGCTTGGGCTTCAATTACTTCACTGAGTATTACGCCAATAGCTACAACCCGCTCTTGGCTGAGTTTCAAGTGCAAACTGCTGAGAAGACAGGCGGATTCCCAATGCTCGACTTCTTCTTCAATGCCAAAGTGCGCACGATGCGTATCTTCTTCTCCTTAGAACAGCTAAGTCCACTGATGTACAATGGCTTAAACTTAGGAAACCCTTATAATTACTATTCAGCACCACGGCAGCCCTATCGTGATTTCATCATAAGGCTCGGTGTAGTCTGGGATATATTCAGTTAG
- a CDS encoding aspartate aminotransferase family protein, with the protein MVSQKEDFLKYQAATSPYPRLLEVERAEGSYIYTTDGKRYLDFVAGVSACTLGHCHPEVVRAIQEQCARYMHVMVYGEYVQKPAVDFCKLLAEHLPPQLNTTYLVNSGTEAIEGSVKLAKRATGRTQMIAAKDAYHGNTQGSMSLMGYEERKRPYRPLIPDVDFIEFNNEADILKITERTAGVVLESIQGGAGFIEPKNDYLAKVKRRCEEVGALLIIDEIQPGFGRTGKLFGFENYGFVPDIIAIGKGMASGMPVGAFVSSAELMRLLSHNPKMGHITTFGGNPVIAAASLATLKQLLTTDLMAQTLEKEKLFRKYLQHPLIESINGRGLMLAVIVKSPEICDYVVNYCQEHGLIVYWLLFEKRAVRLSPPLTLTEEEIKTGCEIILEALDMAQREINILK; encoded by the coding sequence ATGGTATCACAGAAAGAAGATTTTTTAAAGTATCAGGCGGCGACTTCGCCGTATCCGCGCTTATTGGAAGTGGAGCGCGCTGAGGGTAGCTATATCTACACCACTGACGGCAAGCGTTATCTCGACTTTGTGGCAGGGGTATCGGCCTGTACACTCGGGCATTGCCACCCTGAGGTGGTACGCGCAATTCAGGAGCAGTGTGCGCGCTATATGCACGTGATGGTTTATGGGGAATACGTGCAAAAGCCGGCTGTGGACTTCTGTAAACTCTTGGCAGAGCACTTGCCACCGCAGCTGAACACTACCTACTTGGTAAACTCAGGTACGGAGGCGATTGAAGGCTCGGTGAAGCTCGCTAAGCGCGCTACGGGTCGCACCCAGATGATTGCCGCCAAGGACGCTTACCACGGCAATACGCAAGGCTCGATGAGCCTGATGGGCTACGAGGAACGCAAGCGTCCGTACCGACCGCTGATCCCTGATGTGGACTTTATCGAGTTTAACAACGAAGCGGACATACTGAAAATCACCGAACGCACGGCGGGGGTGGTGCTGGAGAGTATCCAAGGCGGGGCGGGCTTTATTGAACCTAAGAATGACTATCTGGCAAAGGTGAAACGCCGCTGCGAGGAGGTGGGGGCACTGCTGATCATCGATGAGATACAACCGGGCTTTGGGCGTACGGGTAAGCTCTTTGGCTTTGAGAACTACGGCTTTGTGCCGGACATCATCGCTATAGGCAAGGGGATGGCCAGCGGTATGCCTGTGGGGGCGTTCGTCTCGTCGGCTGAACTGATGCGGTTGCTCTCGCATAACCCTAAGATGGGGCATATTACTACCTTCGGAGGTAACCCCGTAATTGCGGCGGCCTCACTGGCGACCCTCAAACAGCTGCTGACTACTGACCTTATGGCACAGACCTTAGAGAAGGAAAAGCTCTTTAGGAAATACTTGCAACACCCACTGATTGAAAGCATCAACGGGCGCGGACTGATGTTGGCGGTCATCGTGAAGTCGCCTGAGATTTGCGACTATGTGGTGAACTACTGCCAAGAGCACGGCCTGATCGTCTATTGGTTGCTCTTTGAGAAGCGTGCCGTACGCCTCTCACCACCATTGACCCTGACGGAAGAGGAAATAAAGACGGGGTGTGAGATTATTCTGGAAGCGTTGGATATGGCACAAAGAGAGATCAATATTTTAAAGTAA
- a CDS encoding outer membrane beta-barrel protein — MRKIILSLLLAVTANGFAQSSFKGTLLNTEKKPVSTANVLLMTLPDSTLVKGAISNQRGVFELPNAAEGKKVVIKITHLEYQTVVFTPSGSNLGTIVLTPATNQLGEVVLTAHRPILEQKGTRISTNVAQSTLQNLPKAEMLINFLPGVSTSYTGGGYEVFGKGNPIFYIDNRRVRNLDEVNQLSPKDIESIELETQPGAEHDNTVGAVIYIKLKKKQGDGLSGSVENENYVLKKGALITTWLSLNYRKGKTDWFTTIGNFNNFNKKNADLYQDLQVHTQSNDWRVTSNETNRSNAKGINAKIGVAHEISDKHSIGASVRGSLEPFSGHRFSTQETATFKNNLLTAKGLNEYDRFSQDKKLSINAYYEGKLTDKLKLQTDVDYIGQRSDNTSDIVERNLLTATSRNVHTHSDAASDWWGLKTTFLQTLGKGAINYGVEASDLHRTEDYTDNVLSASDIKNTETRSAGFVSFSYPIKKVNLKLGTRYEYADFGYYENGQKSPVKSKTYRDWLPNISIAFPWDKTQLTFSYARKIKRPAFYELSDYNTYSSPFLYNRGNPYIVPQLTDEWNALATYGPISASVSYSNIHKGIYSDYQLSSINPDAVEKTIRNYDDFSVLKCVLNAQTQIGKWMPKLTLTYGKPFASNVFYTNKGRFMVEWMNQITPTENWLILAMFIYASKGSNREAYAYKDMSGIVVGVARMFFHQSLTVYAVAFDPYNGLNEHTRVQNPYISNSTAQNYGNISFKVGLNYNFNTTQSKYKGQGAGEEEKNRL; from the coding sequence ATGAGAAAGATTATTCTATCACTGCTTTTAGCAGTAACCGCCAATGGCTTTGCACAATCTTCTTTTAAAGGAACCTTGTTGAATACTGAAAAAAAGCCTGTGAGTACTGCCAATGTACTCCTAATGACCCTCCCGGACTCTACCCTCGTAAAAGGGGCAATAAGCAATCAGCGAGGTGTTTTTGAACTACCCAATGCCGCTGAGGGTAAAAAGGTGGTTATCAAAATTACGCATTTGGAATATCAAACGGTGGTATTCACGCCCTCGGGGAGCAACTTGGGCACCATTGTTTTGACTCCTGCTACCAATCAGTTAGGAGAAGTCGTGCTAACAGCTCATCGCCCGATATTAGAACAAAAGGGTACGCGCATCAGTACCAATGTGGCGCAATCGACCTTGCAGAACCTACCCAAAGCCGAAATGCTTATCAACTTCTTGCCTGGGGTGAGCACTTCCTATACCGGTGGAGGTTATGAGGTGTTTGGCAAAGGCAATCCTATCTTCTATATCGATAACCGCAGGGTGCGCAATTTAGATGAGGTGAATCAGTTATCGCCCAAAGATATTGAGAGCATAGAGCTGGAAACCCAACCTGGTGCAGAACACGACAATACGGTGGGTGCGGTAATCTATATCAAACTGAAAAAGAAACAAGGCGATGGACTGAGCGGGTCGGTTGAAAATGAAAATTATGTGTTAAAAAAAGGAGCCTTAATAACTACTTGGCTTAGTCTCAACTACCGCAAAGGCAAAACCGACTGGTTTACTACCATTGGCAACTTCAACAACTTCAACAAGAAAAATGCCGACCTCTATCAGGATTTGCAAGTACATACCCAAAGTAATGATTGGCGCGTGACAAGCAACGAAACTAACAGGAGTAATGCCAAAGGAATAAATGCTAAAATAGGGGTAGCTCACGAGATTTCCGACAAACACTCCATAGGCGCAAGTGTGAGAGGAAGTTTAGAGCCTTTTAGCGGACATCGGTTTAGCACCCAAGAGACTGCTACCTTCAAAAATAACCTCCTTACCGCCAAAGGGCTCAATGAATACGACCGCTTTAGCCAAGATAAAAAGTTAAGCATTAATGCTTATTACGAAGGTAAACTTACCGACAAACTGAAACTGCAAACCGATGTAGATTATATCGGTCAGCGTTCCGATAACACTTCCGATATTGTGGAGCGCAACCTTCTCACCGCTACCTCTCGCAATGTGCACACCCATTCCGATGCTGCTTCCGATTGGTGGGGACTCAAAACTACTTTCTTGCAAACCCTTGGCAAGGGCGCTATAAACTATGGCGTAGAAGCAAGCGACCTGCATCGCACTGAGGACTATACCGATAATGTGCTTTCGGCTTCGGATATTAAGAATACCGAAACACGCTCGGCTGGTTTTGTGAGCTTCTCTTACCCTATCAAAAAGGTAAATTTGAAACTCGGTACGCGTTACGAGTACGCCGACTTTGGTTATTACGAAAACGGACAAAAGAGCCCCGTAAAAAGCAAGACCTACCGCGATTGGTTACCCAATATTTCTATCGCATTCCCTTGGGATAAAACTCAACTGACCTTTAGTTATGCACGCAAAATTAAACGTCCGGCTTTTTATGAGCTCAGCGATTACAACACTTATAGTTCTCCTTTCTTGTACAATCGTGGAAACCCATATATTGTGCCTCAGCTTACTGATGAATGGAATGCCTTGGCTACTTATGGTCCTATTTCGGCTTCGGTAAGTTATTCGAATATTCACAAAGGTATCTATTCCGATTACCAACTCTCAAGCATCAATCCCGATGCCGTTGAGAAAACCATTCGCAATTACGATGATTTTAGCGTACTGAAATGCGTACTCAATGCGCAAACCCAAATAGGCAAATGGATGCCTAAGCTTACCCTTACTTACGGAAAGCCTTTTGCAAGTAATGTGTTTTACACCAATAAAGGTAGGTTTATGGTAGAATGGATGAACCAAATCACCCCTACTGAAAATTGGTTAATCTTAGCGATGTTTATTTATGCAAGCAAAGGTTCAAACCGAGAAGCCTACGCCTACAAAGATATGAGCGGAATAGTCGTAGGGGTAGCCCGTATGTTCTTCCACCAATCGCTTACGGTGTATGCTGTAGCTTTTGACCCCTATAACGGTCTCAATGAGCACACACGCGTACAAAATCCGTATATTAGCAATAGTACTGCTCAGAATTACGGCAATATAAGTTTTAAAGTAGGACTGAACTACAATTTCAACACCACCCAAAGCAAGTATAAAGGACAAGGAGCGGGAGAAGAAGAGAAGAACCGACTGTAA
- a CDS encoding IS5 family transposase gives MPFLSVGKRGFKSNFDLASIFLLILKRLKTGVQWRELPIESYFEKGEISWQNVYYYFNKWSKDGSFQRVWLNLLSKKKRKLDMSCVQLDGSHTRCRQKGESAGYQARKKAVTTNSIFLCDNKGQMIAMGSPKAGNHNDLYEIEEVLKEILALLEEAGIEHKGLFLNADAGFDSKSLREFLESKEIIANIKPNPRNGEQPDVYFDEELYKNRFKIEQANGWLDGYKGLIMRYEYLDVTWIGMLLLGFISKFLKKV, from the coding sequence ATTCCTTTTTTAAGTGTAGGAAAAAGAGGATTTAAAAGTAATTTTGATTTAGCTTCAATATTTTTATTGATTCTCAAGAGATTAAAAACAGGGGTGCAATGGAGAGAACTTCCAATTGAGAGCTATTTTGAAAAAGGAGAAATCTCTTGGCAAAATGTCTATTACTACTTCAATAAATGGAGTAAAGATGGTAGCTTTCAGCGAGTATGGTTGAATCTATTAAGCAAGAAGAAAAGAAAATTAGATATGTCTTGCGTTCAATTGGATGGTAGTCATACACGTTGTCGCCAAAAAGGAGAATCTGCAGGTTATCAAGCAAGAAAAAAAGCCGTAACCACAAATAGTATTTTTTTGTGTGATAATAAAGGGCAAATGATAGCAATGGGAAGCCCTAAAGCAGGAAATCACAATGACTTATACGAAATAGAAGAAGTACTAAAAGAAATCTTAGCTTTATTAGAAGAAGCAGGAATAGAACATAAAGGTCTGTTTCTCAATGCTGACGCAGGATTTGATAGTAAGTCTCTTAGAGAGTTTTTAGAAAGCAAAGAAATTATAGCAAATATTAAACCTAATCCCCGAAATGGAGAGCAACCAGATGTTTATTTTGATGAAGAATTGTACAAAAATAGGTTTAAGATCGAACAAGCAAATGGTTGGCTTGACGGATATAAAGGTTTGATAATGAGATATGAGTATCTTGATGTGACTTGGATTGGAATGCTCCTATTAGGGTTTATCTCCAAGTTCCTCAAAAAAGTTTAA